Below is a window of Pseudodesulfovibrio sp. 5S69 DNA.
GGGGCAACGGGAACGGCTTCGGCCGCTTTGCCCTACAGACCATATCCCCCTCGGGGTTCAACCCGAAAAATCAAGATTCCCGTGACGATCTGAGGGCCTGCAGGGCGGCGTGGATCTTGTCCGCCCGCTTGGGGCCGATGCCGGACAGCGCGCCGATGGCCTGCGGCCCGGCCTCAAGCATGGCGTCCAGGGACTCGAAGCGGTCCCAGAGGATGCGGGCCGTCTTGGGGCCGATGCCGGGCAGGGAGGTCAGCTCGCTGCTCAGGACCGCCTTCTTGCGCGCCCGCCGCTGCCTGCCCAGGACAAAGCGGTGGGCCGCGTCGCGGATCTTCTGCAAAAAGAGCAGCTCCGGGCTGCCGGGCTTGAGCGGCATGGGGTTCTTGCGGCCGGGCCGGAAAATCACGTCGCCCAACTCGCCCGCGCGCCGGGATTCGCCCTTGGCGATGGAGGCCAACTCCCAGCCGCACTCCTCGGTGCATTCGGCCAGTCCCCGTTCCACGGCCGAGATCTGGCCCCGGCCGCCGTCGATGAGCACCAGGTCGGGCCATGGCGGACCGGACTCCATGCGCCGCCGCGCCCATCCGGCCAGGGCTGCGTAGTCGTCCCCGGCCCCTTCCAGGTCGGGGAAGGCGTAGACCCGCGAGGCCTCGGGGTTGCGCCGCCCGTCCTCGAAGACCACCTGGCCCACGCGCATGTCCCGGCCGCCCAGGTGCGAGGCGTCCACGCACTCGATGCGCACGGGCTCCTCGGGCAGGTGCAGGGCCTTTTGCAGCCGGGAGGTGATGGTCTCGCGGACCTCCATGGACCGCGCGGCCACATTGCGGGCGATGCCGAGCAACTGCTTCTCCTGGGTGTTGCGGGGCGCGACGATGTGCACGTTGCGGCCCCCGCGCTCGGCCAGGACTTCGGGAAGCGGGGACTCTTCCAGGTCCATGGGCACGACCAGGGTGGACGGAATGAACCGACCCGGCCCGTAGAACTGCCCGATGAAGCTCTCGACCACCTCCGGCCCCTCCTCCAGGGTCAGGCCGGGCCAGAAAAACTGCTTCTGGTCGAGCAGCCGCCCCTGGCGCACGAAGAGCAGACCGAGGCCGAGCCCCTGGCCGTTCTCGGCCAAGCCGACGATGTCGCGGTCGCGGTTGTCGTGGATCACGGCGGCCTGCCCTTCCACGGTCTTCTTCACGGCCCGGATCTGGTCGCGGTACTCGGCGGCCCGCTCGAACTCCATGTCGCGGGAAGCGGCCTTCATCTGGCGGGTCAGGTCGTCCACCAGCTCCAAGCTGCGGCCGGACAGGAGCATCTCCACCCGGTGGACCATCTCGGCGTAGGCCTCGCGGTCCACGTCCTTGACGCACGGGGCCCAGCACTGGCCGATGTCGTGGTACAGGCACGGGCGCACCCGGTTGCGGAAGGCGGTGTCCTTGCACTTGCGCAGGGGAAAGACCTTGCCGAGCAGCTTCCAGACCGTGCGCGCGGCCGAGGCAGAGGTGAACGGCCCGAAGTAGACCGACCCGTCGCGGACCACCTTGCGGGTCATGGACAGGCGCGGGAACTCGTTCTGGCGGTCCAGGCGGAAGAGGACGTACTGCTTGTCGTCCTTGAGGACCACGTTGTAGCGCGGCCGGTGCTTCTTGATCAGCCCGGACTCCAGGAGCAGAGCCTCCTTCTCCGTGGCCGTGAGCAGGGTGTCGATGTGCCGGATGCGGGTGACCAGGGCGCGGGTCTTGGGGGTCTGCCCGGCCGGCTTGCGAAAGTAGGAGGCCAGCCTGCGGCGCAGCTTCTTGGCCTTGCCCACATAGAGGATTCGGCCGCGCCCATCTTTCATTAAATAGACGCCCGGCGTGTCCGGAAAATGGTCGGCAAAAAATTTGTACTCGGTGTCCATGTCGGTGCGGTTTTTTTTCAACACAATTCGTACGAAGAAGGACTATACGGGAATTTCAGCCACAAATCATCTTTACATTTATCATGCATAACCATTTGAATTAAAATTATTTTATACTAAACCACCACTCCCTGAAGTTCAATTTTTTGGCCGGTAAAAAAATTTTTACTTCGATGCTTTTTTTGGCCCAAAATCCTTGCAAAAGCCCTTTACCTGGGATAAACGGGATGCAGTTTAGGCGTTAACTTGGTCTTTAACTGCAAAAAAAGGAAGATCACAAATGAAACGTTTGTCCCTTCTCGCCATCGCCCTGGTCATGGTCCTGGGTATGGCTGTGTCCGCTTCCGCGGCGCCCGAGGTTTCCATCTCCGGTAACCTCCTCGTGAACGCCGTCTGGATGGACAACTGGAACTTCGACAAAGACGCTGGTTCCAAGAACATGCGCATCCTCGAGCGCGCCGACCTGTACTTCACCGTCACCGCCAACGAGAACCTGAAAGGTGTCCTCGGCCTGCGTTCCGACAAGGGGAACTGGGGTCAGGGCGGTTTCGCCCTGGGTCAGTCCGGCGGCGGCAGCTCTATGGGCAACGCCGTGCTGAACATCCGTGACGCGTACATCGACTTCAACTGGCCCGGCACTGACGTCAACGTCAAGGGTGGTATCTTCACCGTCGCCCTGCCGCAGTCCGTTGGTTCCGCTTCCATGGTCCTGGCCGAGCGCGCCGGCGCCGTCATGGTTACCGCTCCGGTGACCGACAACGTCTCCGTCCTGGCCGGTTACACCCGCCTGTTCGACAACGACCCCAACGGTTCCGGTAACGACGATCCTACCAAGGGTACCGTCACCTCCGGTGGCGTCTATGACAACAACTACCTGGACGGCTACCTGGTCGCCCTGCCCCTGTCCTTCGAAGGCGTCTCCGCCACCCCGTTCTTCCTGTACGGCAACGGCGGCCTGAACTACGTCAGCCAGGACACTGTCACCTCCGGTCTTAAGGGCCAGGATGTGTCCGCTTACTGGGTTGGCTCCAACTTCACCATGTCCCTGTTCGATCCCTTCATCGTGAAGGCCGACGTGAACTATGGTAAGCTCGACGCCGAAACCGACACCAACGACGCTTCCGGTTGGTTGTTCGACCTGGGCCTGGACTACACCGGCTTTGACTTCATGACCGTGTCCGCTTTCTTCGTCTACACCACTGGTAGCGACGACGACAACAGCGACGGCGTGGAGACCATGCCCATCCTGGACGGCGACTGGGCCGTTGGCTCCTTCTGGTTCGGCGGTGGTTCCATCACCTCTGACGACATCAACGGTGGCGACACCCCGCTGGGCTTCTGGACCCTCGGCCTGTCCCTGACCGACATCCAGTCCTTCGCCGAAGGCCTGACCCACGACTTCCACGTCCTGTACGTCAAGGGTACCAACGACAAGCGTGCCACCCTCGGCACCTACGGCAAGTACCTGACCGAGAAGGACTCCCTGTGGGAAGTTGACTTCAACACCGCTTACGCCGTGTACGACGAGCTGACCCTGTACGGCCAGCTGGGCTACATCAATTCCGACTTCGACCAGGACGTCTGGACCGCTCAGAACGTCGAGGACGATGCCTGGAAGATCGCCACTGGTGTTGTCTACAAGTTCTAAGCTCGCTTAGAACCTTAAGCTGAAAAGCTTATTTGCCAAGTAACGCCCAGAGGGCCGGGGAGTGCAAACCCCGGCCCTCTTCCATTTCTTCAACAATGCCGGGGAGCAGGCGTATCGACGCCATCCGGCCCTGGCCCGACATCGAGGGGCGTCCCCCGCCCCGCATTCCAGGCCTGGCCGCCCTCGACTTTTGATCGGCGCTCGGCTATAAAATTTCCCCTTGGACGAACAACAGGACAACCGCCTTTTTTCGAGGTCGATATGAATTGCAGAGAATTGACATATGCGAACCGGGACGATTGGGATGCCATCGGCCGGTGGCTGGAACGGCGCAAAGACCCGGACACCAAGGTCGACGCCATCGTGCGCGATATTCTGGCCGACGTCCGCGGCCGCGGCGACCAGGCCCTGGCCGAGTACACCCGTAAATTCGATTGCCCGGACTTTGACGCGGCCGCCCTGCGCGTGCCCGGAGCGGCCATTGCCGCCGCCCTGACCGAGATCCCGGACGCGGACGTCGAGATACTGAAGGAAGCCATCCACCGGGTGCGCGCCTTCCACCTGAATCAGAAGGAAAAGTCCTGGTGGACCACCGCCGAAGACGGCACCATCCTCGGCCAGATGGTCCGGCCCGTGGACCGCGTGGGCCTGTACGTGCCCGGCGGCCAGGGCGGGGAGACCCCGCTCATCTCAAGCCTGATCATGAACGCCATCCCGGCCCAGGTGGCCGGGGTCGACTCCATCGCCGTGACCTCACCTCCGCGCAAGGACGGCACGCTCAACCCGTATATCCTGGCCACCGCCGCCCTGCTCGGGCTGGACGAAATCCACCTGGCCGGGTCCGCCTGGGCCATCGCGGCCCTGGCCTTCGGTACCGAAACCATCGCCCCGTGCGACGTGCTGGCCGGTCCGGGCAACATCTTCGTGGCCACGGCCAAATCCCAGCTCATCGGACAGGTGGGCATCGACATGGTCGCCGGTCCGTCCGAGATCGTCATCCTGGCCGACGCCACGGCCACCCCGGCCTGGCTGGCCGCGGATATGCTCTCCCAGGCCGAGCACGACCCCCTGGCCGCGTCCATCCTGGTCACCCCGGACAAGGGCCTGGCCGACCAGGTCCGCAAGGAGCTGGACACCCAGTGCGCCGCCCTGCCGCGCTGCGACATCGCCGCGAAATCCCTTGAGGACTGGGGCGCGATCGTCACCGTGCCCGGCATCGAGGCCGGGACGGAGCTGGTCAACCTGCTGGCGCCCGAGCACCTGGAACTGGCCGTCGGCGACCCGTGGTCCCTGCTCGGCTCCATCCGCCACGCCGGAGCCATCTTCATGGGCCACAACTCGCCCGAACCCGTGGGCGACTACTTTGCCGGGCCCAACCACGTGCTGCCCACCCTGCGCACGGTCCGTTTTTCCTCCGCCCTGTCGGTGCAGAACTTCTGCAAGAGATCCAGCGTGATCGCCGCCAGCCCGGGCTACGTGGCCGAGCACGGCGCCAAGATCGCCCGGCTGGCCCGGCTGGAAGGGCTCGAAGCCCACGCCCGCAGCGTGGAACAACGCAACAAGTAACAGTACATTCAAGCAATAGAGGAAATATCATGGCTGCCGTTCTTGAAACCAACATCACCGAATATCCGCTCATCTCGCGGGGCAAGGTCCGCGACATCTACGAGATCGACGCGGACACCCTGCTCCTGGTGACCACCGACCGCATCTCCGCCTTCGACGTGGTCATGCCCGATCCCATCGAGGACAAGGGCAAGGTGCTCAACCAGATCACCCTGTTCTGGATGAAGATGATGGAGGACCTGGTCCCCAACCACATCCTCGCCACCAACGTGGACGACTACCCCGAACCGTTGCGCAAGTACCGCGACCAGTTGCAGGACCGCTCGGTGCTGGCCAAAAAGGCCAAGCCCCTGCCCATCGAATGCATCGTGCGCGGCTTCATCACCGGCTCGGGCTGGTCCGACTACCAGAAGACCGGCGAGGTCTGCGGCCACAAGCTGCCGGAGGGGCTGAAGGAATCCGAGATGCTCGAAAAGGCCCTGTTCACCCCGTCCACCAAGGCGGACCTGGGCGAGCACGACGAGAACATCACCCTCGACAAGGCCGCCGACCTGCTCGGCGAAGAGATGATGCGCAAGGTCGAGAAGCTGGCGCTTTCCATCTACACCCGCGCCCGGGACTACGCCAAGCAGCGCGGCATCCTCATAGCGGACACCAAGTTCGAGTTCGGCATCCTGGACGGGGAACTGCTCTTCATCGACGAAGCCCTGACCCCGGACTCGTCGCGCTTCTGGCCCGAAGAGGGATACGCGCCCGGCAAGTCCCAGCCGAGTTTCGACAAGCAGTACTTCCGCGACTGGCTCGTGGAGATCGGCTTCAACAAGCAGCCGCCCGCGCCCCACGTGCCCGAAGACATCGCCGCGCGGACCCGCGAGAAATACCTCGAAGCATACAAGCTCCTGACCGGAGAGGACCTGAAGGTCTAAGGAGGGCCCCATGCCCGAATGGTTGCAACTCATCGCCCTGGTCGTCGTGGGCCTGGCCATCGGCCGGTTCCTGCGCGGAAAATTCGGCGGCGGATGAGGACCGTCGAACCAATGCGGCTGGACGCCGCCCGACGACAAGGATAAGAAATAGAGAGCCCGGAGCCGGGACCGCCTCTTGACAGGCGGACCGATTCCCCATATGTAACGCCTCTTGCCTTGCTCTCCTCCAGGTGGAGGAGGGCCAATGACCAAAAGGAGAATGAAATGGCAAACAATTACGAGACGCTCGTCCTGCTCTCCCCGGAGCTGGCGGCAGAGGACAGGACCACCCTCCTGGACACTCTGACCGGCATCGTGGACCGCGAGGGCGGCAAAATGGTTGAGACCGACGACTGGGGCATGCGCCAACTGGCCTACCCCGTCCAGAAGCAGACCCGTGGATACTACGTTCGCCTGGTGTACGAAGCCCCCGGCGCGCTGGTTGCCGAACTCGAGCGCAACATCCGCATCGCTGACGGCATCTTCAAATTCATGACCGTCAAACTGGCTGCCTAGGAGGTTTCACCATGGCTTTCCGCAAGAAATTCACCCCGAGGAAGAAGTTCTGCCGCTTCTGCGCGGACGCAGAGCTGCCCCTGGACTACAAGCGCCCGGATATCCTCCGCGACTTCGTCACCGAACGCGGCAAGATCATCGCCCGTCGGATCACCGGCACCTGCGCCAAGCACCAGCGCCGCCTGACCAACGAGATCAAGCGCGCCCGGCAGATGGCCCTGCTTTTCTACACCACCGTTCACAGCACCGATGTGAAGAAACGGAGCTCCATGTAGGAGGGAGGACCCATGAAACTTATCTTACGCGCTGACGTCGACGCTCTGGGTCGACTCGGAGACATCGTTACCGTCAAGCCCGGTTACGGCCGCAACTACCTGATTCCCCAGGGACTGGCCAAGCCGGCTACCACCGCCAACCTGAAGGCGTTCGAACTGGAGCGCCGCAAGCTGCAGGAGCAGGCCGATTCCCTGCGCGCCCAGGCCGAGGGCCTGGCCGACCGCATCGCCGCCGCCCCCATCGAGATCGAAGTGCGGGTCGGTGACGGCGACAAGCTGTACGGCTCCGTGACCACCTCCAACATAGGTGACGCCATGGAAGCCGCCGGCATTGAGATCGATCGCCGCAAGATCATCCTGGCCGAACCCATTCGCTCTCTGGGTGAGTACGAGATCGAGATCCGCCTGCACCCGGACGTGCACGGCGTGCTGAAGCTCTCCGTCATCCGCCACGGCGGCCCCGTCGTCGAGGAGATCGAAGAAGTCGAAGAAACCGCAGAAGTGGCCGAGGCCGTCGAGGAATCCGTAGAGAATGTCGACGCCGAAACCACAGAGGCCTAAATCAGGCCAATACGCAGATAATCCGGAAGAGGCCCTGGACAGGGCCTCTTCCGATATCCTACGCAAAGTCCCCCCACACTCTTTCGAGGCCGAGCAGTCCGTGCTCGGCGGCGTGTTCCAGTCCGAGTCCATGTTCCACCAACTGGTGGACATCATCGGCCCGGATGATTTCTATTCCCCCGTCCACCGGGACATCTTCAAGGCCTTCACCCAGCTCTACGACGACCACCAGCCCATCGACGTGGTCACCGTCGCCAACCAACTGGCCATGAACGGCACCCTGGACACCGTGGGCGGCCCGGTCTACCTGGCCGAACTGTCCGACTCCGTGGTCAGCGCGTCCAACGCCCTGCACCACGCCCAGATCGTCCGCGACAAGTGCATCCTGCGCGAACTCATCGACATCTCCAGCGGGATCATCTCCAACTGCTTCTCCTCCGCCGACGTGGGCGAGGTCCTGGACGAGTCCGAAAAGGAAATTTTCCGCATCGCGCAATCTAAGGAAATGCGCGGCATGCAGTCCAGCGGTCAGTTGATGTCCAAGGTCTTCGACGAGCTGACCGCGCGGTTCAACAACAAGTCCGTGGTCACGGGCATCCAGACGCACTACCACGAATTCGACAGCATGACCGCGGGGTTGCAGAACTCTGACCTGATCATCATCGCGGGCCGCCCGTCCATGGGCAAGACCGCCTTCGCCCTGAACGTGGCCTTGCGCGCCGCAGCCCGGTCCGAATGCCCCACGGCCATCTTCTCGCTGGAGATGTCCATGGAACAGCTCATGACCCGCCTGCTGGCCGTGCAGAGCAAGGTGGAGCTGTCCAACCTGCGCACCGGCTACCTCGACGACTCCGACTGGAACAAGCTGTACGAAGGCGCGGACGTGCTCAGCAAGGCCCCGATCTTCATCGACGATACCCCGGCCCTCTCCACCCTGGAGCTCCAGGCCCGCTGCCGCCGTCTCAAGGCCGAGCACAACCTCGGGCTGGTGGTCGTGGACTACCTCCAGTTGATGCGCTCCAGCGCCCGCCCGGACTCCCGCGAGCAGGAAATTTCGGACATCTCCCGCCACCTCAAGGCCCTGGCCAAGGAGCTGAACGTGCCGGTCATTGCCCTGTCCCAGCTCAACCGCAAAGTCGAAGAGCGCACGGACAAGCGGCCCATGATGTCGGACCTGCGCGAGTCCGGCGCCATCGAGCAGGACGCGGACATCATCATCTTTCTCTACCGCGACGCCGCGTACAACAAGAGCGAGGACAACCCGCTCAAGAACCACGCGGAAGTCATCATCGGCAAGCAGCGCAACGGCCCCACCGGCAGGTGCGAGCTCTTCTTCAAGAAGGAATACACCCTGTTCGAGAACATGGACGCCACGGCCTATCCCTCCGAGCTGCCCGAGGGATTCCACCAGGACTCCGACTAACTTCAAGCCTGCGGAACAGCTATGTACTACGATCCGGTTGAAGCCATGGACCGCGCCGCCCTGGAACAACTCCAGGCCGAACGCCTCAGAGAGACCATCGAAATCGCCAAGCGGTCGCCCTTCTACTCCGAGCGCCTCAAGGGCGTGGAGCCCGGCGACATCAAGAGCCCTGCGGATATCACCTCCCTTCCCTTCACCACCAAGGACGACCTGCGCAACCAGTATCCCCACGGGCTGCTGACCCGGCCCCTGGACGACTTCGTGCGCCTGCACGCGTCGAGCGGCACCACCGGTACGCCCGTGGCCGTGTTCTACACCCAGAAGGACCTGGACACCTGGGCCGACCTCATGGCCCGGTCCATGTACTGCTGCGGCTGCCGCCGGTCCGACGTCCTGCAGAACACCTCGGGCTACGGCCTGTTCACCGGGGGCTTGGGCATCCACTACGGTTCCGAACGGCTGGGCATGCTGACCATCCCGGCGGGCGCGGGCAACACCAGGCGCCAGATCAAGATGATCCTGGACCACCAGGTCACGGTCCTGCACATCATCCCGTCCTTCGCCTTGTATTTCGCCCAAAAGGTCCGTGAAGCGGGCTACAAGCCCGAGGAGATGCCGTGGCGCATCGCGCTCATCGGGGCCGAGCCCCACACCGAGGAGGCCCGGGCCAAAATCGAGGAACTCATGCACATCAAGGCGTACAATTCCTACGGACTTTCAGAGATGAACGGTCCGGGCGTGGCCTTTGAATGCGTGCACCAGCAGGGCATGCACCTGTGGGAGGACGCCTACATCGCCGAGATCATCAACCCCGAGACCGGGGAGCACGTGGCCGAGGGCGAGATCGGCGAGCTGGTCATGACCACGCTCCGGCGCGAGGGCATGCCGATCATCCGCTACCGCACCCGCGACCTGACCCGGTTCATTCCGGGCCAATGCGAGTGCGGCCGCACCCACCGGCGCATCGACCGCATCACCGGCCGGGCCGACGACATGATGATCCTCAAGGGCGTGAACATCTACCCCATGCAGATCGAGCAGTGCCTCATGGCCATGCCCGAGGTGGGCCAGAACTACCTCATCGAACTGATCCGCGAGGGCGTGTCCGACCAGATGCGCGTCAAGGTGGAGATCAAGGACGAATACTTCGTCGAAGACATGCGCGCCCTGCAAGGATTGCAGAAGCGCATCGCCAAGAATTTGTGCTCGGAAATCCTGGTCACCCCGCGCGTGGAGTTGTGCCAGTCGGAATCCATCCCCAAGGCCGAAGGCAAGGCCGTGCGCGTGGTCGACCTGCGCGACAAGGAGTAGGGCCGGAGCATGGAATACGTCTGGGCCGTCCTGCTCATCCTGGGGCTGATGCTCTCCCAGGTCCTTCAGATCTTCAGCATGCCCGCCAACTGGGTGGCGCTGGCCCTGGTGGCCCTGTGGAAGTACATCTACCCCGAGTCCATGACCTGGAACTTCGTCTTCGTCTTCGGCGTGGCCGCAGCCGCGGGAGAGGCCTTGGAATTCGGGTTGCAGGCTTGGGGCGCGGGGCGCTACGGCGCGTCCGTGCGCGGCAACGTGGGCGGCATCGTCGGGGCCATCGCGGGCGCCATCTTCGGCGCGCCCTTCTTCCTCGGCCTGGGCGCGCTCGTCGGGGCCCTGGGCGGAGCCTGGCTCGGCTGCTTCATCGCCGAGACGCCCGGCCGCACCCGGCCCGAGGCCATGCGCGCGGCCAAAGGAGCGTTCGTGGGCAAGGCGCTGGGCTTCACGGTCAAGACGGCCATCGGCGCGACCATGGTCATTCTGTCCATCCCGCGCGTCTGGCCTTGATCCCATGAAAAAAGGCCGGAGCCGGGCACATGCCCGCCCCCGGCCCGACTCCGTTCTATTCGGGCAAAAGCCCCCGCTCCCGCAGATAGGCCATGACCCGCGTGGTTTCGCCCATGCCCGTGGTCCCGCGCAGGGCCAAGGTCACGGAGCAGGTCTCCAGAATTTCATCCACAGTGGCCCCCAACTCCAGGGCCTGTTCGGTCTGGAACAGAATGCAGGCCCGGCAACCGATGCACAGGGACGCGGCCAGGGCCATGAGCCGCTTGTGCTTGCCGCTGAGCACCCCGTCCTTGTATACTTCCTGGTTCAACTCGTCGTAGTGCCCGGCCACCTCGGGCATGAGCCGCTTGTACGCCGCCGCATTGGTCTCGTTGGCGTCCATCACTTCCATCTGTGTTTCAATCATGACTCTCTCCTGTTTGTTGGAGAACATACCATGCCGCGGCAAGGACGGACGGACAATCCGGAATTCCCGATACCGGCCATCATCGCGCCTGATCCCCGACTAGCGCGAGGCGAACACCTTGGGCAACTGTGCCTCGGCCAGATCGTAGCCGTGCTTTATGAGCGGGGCGGCCTTGTCGAAGTCCATCAGGCTGGACAGGTTGATGGGAATTTCCAGGACGGCGTCGGGCGGGTAGGCCGCGATCTTCTGCCGGGCGATGGAGCCCTGCATGGCGTCGAAGGATTTGTAGAGGATGTCGTAGGCGCGGATATCCTTGCGCTTCTGGGCGATCTTGTCGGTCACGGAACCGATGAACTCGCTCACGGCGTGGGACACCCCGGAGCCGTTCTCATCCCCGTTGTGCTTTCCAGCGGAGATCTCGGCCCCCTTGACCGGGGGCGCGCACAGGTTCACGGCGATGGTGAAGTCGGTCAGGTCGCCGAAGGTCGGGGCGATGGGCACGGGATTGAGGATGCCGCCGTCAATGATATCCTCGCCGTCCACGACCACGGGTTTGAAGACGAGCGGCAGGGCGATGGACGCCTTGATGGCGTCGAAAAGCGGCCCCTTGCGGATCCAGACCTCCTTGCGCCGGGAGATGTTCGCGGCCACGGCCGTGAAGCTGATGGGCAGGTTTTCTATGCGCTCCTCGCCGACCACGTCGCGCAGGGTGTCGATGAGCCGGTCGCCCTTGATCAGCCCGTCCATGCCGAATGACAGGTCCATCAGGGCGAGCATGTCCCGCTTGGTGATGCGCCGCGCCCACTGCTCGTACTCGTCGAGCTTGCCGATGGCGTGGATGCCGCCCACCAGCGCGCCCATGGAGCAGCCCGCGATGGACTTGATCACGCAGTTGTGTTCCTCAAGCCAGCGGATGACGCCGATGTGCGCAAGCCCGCGCGCCCCGCCGCTGCCCAGAACCAGGGATATGGTTTTCTTTTTCATGCGATGAGTCTCCGATGCGGGCCGGACCGGGAAAGGCCCGCCGTCCCGCTGTTTGCAAGGCCAGCCTACACAATTTTGACTTGCCATACACTACCTTTTAAGCGAACCTTTGGTCCCTTTCGAGGCGAGTGTGACGAGAGAACCTTATTCCCATCGGGTGAGACAATGACTGCCGATCTTTTTCCCTCCTACCGCGGCCACATGGAATACTTCTGCCTGGGCTGCGGCAAACGATTCCCCACGGACGAGCTGTACTACACCTGCCCCGACTGCGGCGGCGTGTTCCTGCTCGACAATCTGAATTTCGACGAGTTGAAAAAGACCTCCGGCGAGGAGTGGCGCGCCATCTTCGACCAGCGCGCGGCCTCCAAGAAGACCGCCCTGCGCGGCATTTTCCGCTTCTACGAGCTCATGGCCCCGGTGCTTGAGGAAGACGACATCGTCTATCTCGGCGAGGGCAACACCCCGCTGGTGGCCTCCAGTCCCACGCTGAACGCGGCCACGGGCCTGACCACGGCCTACAAGAACGACGGCCAGAACCCGTCGGCCTCGTTCAAGGACCGCGGCATGGCCTGCGGCTTCTCCTATCTCCGTTCGCTCATCCGCCGCCACGGCTGGGACCAGATCCTGACGGTCTGCGCCTCCACGGGCGACACCTCGGCCGCGGCCGCGCTCTACGCCTCCTACGCGGGCGGGGCCATCAAGTCCGTGGTCATCCTGCCCCACGGCAAGGTCACCCCGGCCCAACTGGCCCAGCCGCTCGGCTCCGGGGCCGTGGTCCTGGAAGTGCCCGGCGTGTTCGACGACTGCATGAAGGTGGTCGAGCACCTGGCCGACAACTACCGCGTGGCCCTGCTCAACTCCAAAAACGCCTGGCGCATCCTGGGCCAGGAGTCCTACGCCTTCGAGTGCGCCCAGTGGTACGACTGGGACATGGCCGGCAAGTGCATCTTCGTGCCCATCGGCAACGCGGGCAACATCACGGCCATCATGGCCGGTTTCCTCAAGCTCTATGACCTGGGCGTCATCACCGAGCTGCCGCGCATCTTTGGTGTGCAGTCCCACCACGCGGACCCGGTCTACCGCTACTACGCGGTGGACGACCCGACCGAGCGGGAATACCATCCCATGAAGGTCAGCGCGTCCGTGGCCCAGGCGGCCATGATCGGCAACCCGGTCTCCTTCCCGCGGGT
It encodes the following:
- the dnaB gene encoding replicative DNA helicase, producing MSTPKPQRPKSGQYADNPEEALDRASSDILRKVPPHSFEAEQSVLGGVFQSESMFHQLVDIIGPDDFYSPVHRDIFKAFTQLYDDHQPIDVVTVANQLAMNGTLDTVGGPVYLAELSDSVVSASNALHHAQIVRDKCILRELIDISSGIISNCFSSADVGEVLDESEKEIFRIAQSKEMRGMQSSGQLMSKVFDELTARFNNKSVVTGIQTHYHEFDSMTAGLQNSDLIIIAGRPSMGKTAFALNVALRAAARSECPTAIFSLEMSMEQLMTRLLAVQSKVELSNLRTGYLDDSDWNKLYEGADVLSKAPIFIDDTPALSTLELQARCRRLKAEHNLGLVVVDYLQLMRSSARPDSREQEISDISRHLKALAKELNVPVIALSQLNRKVEERTDKRPMMSDLRESGAIEQDADIIIFLYRDAAYNKSEDNPLKNHAEVIIGKQRNGPTGRCELFFKKEYTLFENMDATAYPSELPEGFHQDSD
- a CDS encoding phenylacetate--CoA ligase family protein, translated to MYYDPVEAMDRAALEQLQAERLRETIEIAKRSPFYSERLKGVEPGDIKSPADITSLPFTTKDDLRNQYPHGLLTRPLDDFVRLHASSGTTGTPVAVFYTQKDLDTWADLMARSMYCCGCRRSDVLQNTSGYGLFTGGLGIHYGSERLGMLTIPAGAGNTRRQIKMILDHQVTVLHIIPSFALYFAQKVREAGYKPEEMPWRIALIGAEPHTEEARAKIEELMHIKAYNSYGLSEMNGPGVAFECVHQQGMHLWEDAYIAEIINPETGEHVAEGEIGELVMTTLRREGMPIIRYRTRDLTRFIPGQCECGRTHRRIDRITGRADDMMILKGVNIYPMQIEQCLMAMPEVGQNYLIELIREGVSDQMRVKVEIKDEYFVEDMRALQGLQKRIAKNLCSEILVTPRVELCQSESIPKAEGKAVRVVDLRDKE
- a CDS encoding DUF456 domain-containing protein, yielding MEYVWAVLLILGLMLSQVLQIFSMPANWVALALVALWKYIYPESMTWNFVFVFGVAAAAGEALEFGLQAWGAGRYGASVRGNVGGIVGAIAGAIFGAPFFLGLGALVGALGGAWLGCFIAETPGRTRPEAMRAAKGAFVGKALGFTVKTAIGATMVILSIPRVWP
- a CDS encoding carboxymuconolactone decarboxylase family protein is translated as MIETQMEVMDANETNAAAYKRLMPEVAGHYDELNQEVYKDGVLSGKHKRLMALAASLCIGCRACILFQTEQALELGATVDEILETCSVTLALRGTTGMGETTRVMAYLRERGLLPE
- a CDS encoding patatin-like phospholipase family protein, which gives rise to MKKKTISLVLGSGGARGLAHIGVIRWLEEHNCVIKSIAGCSMGALVGGIHAIGKLDEYEQWARRITKRDMLALMDLSFGMDGLIKGDRLIDTLRDVVGEERIENLPISFTAVAANISRRKEVWIRKGPLFDAIKASIALPLVFKPVVVDGEDIIDGGILNPVPIAPTFGDLTDFTIAVNLCAPPVKGAEISAGKHNGDENGSGVSHAVSEFIGSVTDKIAQKRKDIRAYDILYKSFDAMQGSIARQKIAAYPPDAVLEIPINLSSLMDFDKAAPLIKHGYDLAEAQLPKVFASR
- the thrC gene encoding threonine synthase, encoding MTADLFPSYRGHMEYFCLGCGKRFPTDELYYTCPDCGGVFLLDNLNFDELKKTSGEEWRAIFDQRAASKKTALRGIFRFYELMAPVLEEDDIVYLGEGNTPLVASSPTLNAATGLTTAYKNDGQNPSASFKDRGMACGFSYLRSLIRRHGWDQILTVCASTGDTSAAAALYASYAGGAIKSVVILPHGKVTPAQLAQPLGSGAVVLEVPGVFDDCMKVVEHLADNYRVALLNSKNAWRILGQESYAFECAQWYDWDMAGKCIFVPIGNAGNITAIMAGFLKLYDLGVITELPRIFGVQSHHADPVYRYYAVDDPTEREYHPMKVSASVAQAAMIGNPVSFPRVKYFAEKFEAVGGKRAFQVIQVTEQQIMDSMIQANRNGHIACTQGGESFAGAKRALELGLVTREELCILDSTAHQLKFVDFQNMYFDNSFPPEFGVKPDMALANKPELVISPEEKETLSEADFTRKTADKVVAKLGLEKK